The Gemmatimonadota bacterium genome includes the window ATGGGGTGCGTGTCGGGGAGAAGTTGCACCAATGCCGAGAGGCCGGTGCATGAGGTGACGGTTAAATCGTTTGCGCTGTCGAAGTACGAGGTGACATTTGAGGAATACGATCTCTTCACAGATGCGACGGGGCGCGAGCGAGCAGATGACAGGGGTTTTGGTCGAGGACGGCGTCCCGTGATCAATATTACATGGGATGATGCGATAGCGTACACAGCGTGGTTATCGGAACAGACGGGAAAGAACTATCGTTTGCCGAGCGAGGCAGAGTGGGAGTATGCGGCGCGCGCGGGAACAGTGACGAGGTATAGCTGGGGGCATAATCTTGGTCACAACCGCGCCAATTGCAATGGGTGCGGTAGTCAATGGGATAATGAGATGTCAGCACCTGTGGGATCGTTTGAGGCCAATGCCTGGGGCCTTCACGACATGCACGGCAATGTGTGGGAATGGACTCAGGATTGGTATAATAATAGATATGTAGGGGCACCCAATGACGGGTCTGCGTGGGAGGTCGGCGATCGCACTGCGCGCGTGGTGCGCGGCGGCGCATGGTACCTGGAAGGATATTTCCTTCGCTCGGCTACTCGCGACCGACACAGTACCTTTGCCGGGAGCCTTTATGTGGGGTTTCGGGTTGCCCAGAGTTTGTAGAGCTTTTGTTTTTTCTTCAAAAAACAAAAAGGGGTGTGAATTTTCAGTGTTCACACCCTTTTTTTATTTGGAACATATATTGGGAAATATACGTCTGTGTAGGGTCAAATGAAAAAAATGGTGGCTCCCGGCGGAATCGAACCACCGACACAAGGATTTTCAGTCCTCTGCTCTACCAACTGAGCTAGGGAGCCATCATCTTTCCCGATAAGATTGGAAAATTTAACAAAACGGCTGATTGGTGTCAAGGTTCTTGCGTACGTTTTTTCGCAAACAGAAGCGATGTTGCGCTATATGCAGGTTTACAATTATAAACAGATAAACCATTTGACAAATGCAAGGGGCGGGGGTTAATTATTCCCGCACATTTTCTAAGAGATTTTACCTTGTATCACAAAAATCGCGCCAATGGCTCTTGATACGCAAAATATACAGACGGAAGCAGACGATGCGAGTTCACAACCCGCGGTAACATTGCGCGCTGTGGGATTGGGGCTATTTCTGGTCGTCGCCCTCGATCTGCTGGCTATTTGTGTGCGCTACATCTTACACGCTCCGCTGATGACGTATAGCCATATCCCAATGGCCATGCTGATCGTGTTGATGATCCTGATGATCGGACTCGCCATTGTTGCCAAAATGACCGGCTGGGCGCTCTCACCAGGCGAATGGCATGCGATTCTGGCGATGGGCCTCGTGGGCGCAGCGCTGCCGTGTTTTGGCCTGACGGGATATTTGATCGGCTATATCACGGCGCCTTATTATTTTGCTACGGAAGAAAATCAGTGGGCCGAGCATTTGCATCCGCTTTTGCCCAACTGGCTGTTGCCGAGTCCCGAGGGCAATGCCGTTGCGTGGTTTTACGAAGGCTTGCCGAGCGGTGCTGCTATCCCCTGGGATGTTTGGGTATTGCCCTTGTTCTGGTGGACGACGGTTGTGGCGGCGGCTTTTTTGATGCTGGCCTGTGTCGCCACTATTTTGAGAAAACAGTGGGTGCAAAACGAACGCCTGGTTTTCCCCGCGATGGCGCCTTTGATCGATATAGTTTCTAAACCGGGCGATGGCGAGGGTTGGTTGCCCGAGTTTACGCGCAATCGCTTGTTCTGGATCGGATTTGCCATTGCTTTTGGCGTGCTGGCCTGGAATTGTATCAATTACTTTGTGCCGGGCTTTCCGCGTTTTCCCATTTATCGATCGCGGTGGTACTGGATTGATTGGCAATGGCCGCCTATCAGGGGATATTTTGGCATTTTTACCATACTTTTTTCTTATTTTGCCAGCCTGGATGTTCTGTTTTCAATCTGGTTTTTTGATTTGTTGTTTATCTTTGAGGGCGGTCAGCTCAATAAGTGGGGCTATAGAGCCATCACCCCGTATTATCGCACGGGGGTGTATTACTGGCAGATTGCAGGGGCATTTATTGTTTTTGTGTGTTCGACGTTCTGGGTTGCGAGAAGACATTTGCGAGATGTGTTGATGAAGGCACTTGGAAGAGATCCCACGGTGGATGACTCCGATGAATTGATGTCTTATCGCGCCGCTTGTATCGGCCTGCTATGCAGCCTGGTATATCTGTTTGTCTGGCTGACTCAGATGAATTTCGATCCGCTGCAAGGATTTTTACTCCTTCTCGCCGTGATTTTTGTCTATACGGGTATGGCGAAGATCCTCGCCGATACTGGCATGCCATTTACCAATACACCCATAGGTGCCTGGAGTATGGTTGCACCGTTTTTTGGACGGCGCAATATCCCGCTTGCCACCCATGTTGCTTACCGCTATTCGGGTTTGATTACCGGGCATTTCAAGGGGTTGTTTTTGCCCGCGCTGGCCCATGCAGGGCGCGTCTCCGAGGGCGTTCCCGGCAATCAGCGGCGGCTACTGATGGGTGCTATTGGGCTGGTGTTTATGGTCAGCTTGCTGTTCAATATGCTGTTCACCGTGTGGTTGGGTTACGATCAAGGGGCTTATAATTTCAACAGTTGGGAGATTACGCGGGCAGCCGAACGCCATTTCCAGGGTACAGTTAATGTAATTAAAAAACCCGACGAGCCACCGTTTTACGAAGAACATCCCGAACAAGCGGTATTTTTTGGCATTGGCGGTCTGCTGATGGCCGGGTTGATCTATATGCGCTATCGCTTTGCGTGGTGGCCGCTGCATCCCGTGGGGCTGGCGATTTCGGGTTCTTATCTGGTTCGACGCACCAGTTTTACAACTTTTCTGGCGTGGTTGATTAAGTTTGTCATCATAAAAGTGGGGGGGCCGACGGTTTATCGCAAATCCAGACCCCTATTCATCGGTTTGCTCGTCGGATATATTCTCGGTGTGACTTTGTCAGTAGGTATTGACATCATCTGGTTCCCAGAACGCGGACATTGGGTACATCGCTATGGATAAATATTACAAGCTCATCGCATTGAGCCTCATTGGTTTGGGGATTTTTATCACCGCGCTCCTGATTGCCGGTCCCTATCGCGTAAATCCCCATATAGCTGCTTTGTTGGGATTGGAAATGCCCAGCGCAGTTCCTCCCGTGCCCGTTCCGCGTGCAGAAGAAGTAGGCACACGGGTTTTAGATGCTGTGCGAGAAGATGGGATTCGCACGTTGATGGACCAGTTCACGCAACACGAATCGCGCGTGGTGGGGTATGAAGGCCATGAAAAAACCGCGGATTTTATCATTTCTGAGTTTCGGCGTTTTGGTATGGAAGATGTGGAAGCCGAGACGTATGACGTGGCCGTGCCCATAGACTATGGTGGAACCCTGACGGTAGAAGATACCGGTGAGGTTTTTACCATTCACGGTTTGTGGCCCAATCTGGTCAAGACGACCACTTTGCCCACAGGTGGTGTGCGGGGGCATCTCTTGTGGGGTGGCACGGGCGATGTATCGGAATTTAATGGGCGCAATGTAGAGGGTGCGGTGGTGTTGATGGAATTTAATTCGTGGAACAACTGGCTCAATGCTGCCATGCTCGGTGCGCAGCAGATAATATTTGTTGAACCCGATTCCACGTTTACCGCGCAGGCAGAGACCAAATTTTTGCAGGTGCCCAATAGTGTAGAGCGTTTTTGGATCGATAAGAAGAGTGGCGAAAAGCTCAAGGCATTGCTCGCGCAAAAGGATAAGGTCAATGTTGCATTGAAGGCGCGAATGGATTGGGAAAAGAAAGAGACGCGGAATATTTTGGGTTGGATTCGCGGAACCGATCCCGTATTGAGCGAAAAAATTGTGGTGATCAATACGTATTACGATGCGATGTCTGTGGTGCCCGCACGCGCGCCGGGCGCAGAGATGGCGTGTGGGATTGTGGGCATGATGAAGTTGGTCGAATATTTCAGCAAGTACCCGCCCAAACACACGCTTTTGTTTCTCGCTTCTTCCGCGCATCACCTCGGCTTCAGGGGCATTTGTGATTTTTTGAGCAGGCATTCGCGCAAAGAAAAGCATTTTGCCGCGTTGATGACCGAACCTCTCGAGTTGCCGCTGTTAATTTCTCTGGATTTGACGAGCCAGACAGATGAAATTGGGGTTTGGAACAGCACGCGCAATTATTATTACAAGCGTTTCTTTACGCCATTTGGCAAGTCATTTATACATTATTCAGAGGCGATAGCCGAGCGATTTGACCTGGATCCCGCCGATGCCCTCATCGATGGGATCAATCCAAAAGGCGGCATGAGCTGGGATATGTATATCCCTGGCAAAATCCTGAAAACAGATGGCGAGGTCGTTTTGGAAGCGGGCACGCCTGCACTGTCGCTCATTACGGTCAACGATGCGCGTTTCAGAGTAGATACGCCACTGGATATACCCGAACAGGTGAATTTCAAAAATCTCACCGGGCAGATACGCCTGCTTGCCGGTGTGCTCGATCTCGGATTAAATTCCGAGGATTTTTTGCCCGATTACAAGCTGGACCCCGATGATCGCATGCGAGGGTTGCAGGGTTTTGTGCGCACATTTCCCCGACGGAGCATTATCCCTGATCGCCCCCGTCCCGGTGCTGTAGCTTCGCTGCGAATGGGCGTTGACAAATCGATCAAAGGTGTGCGCCGCATCTACTACGATATTGCCGACGAAAATGGCGAATTTTACATGCCGGGCATTGCCGAACGCCGCGTGGATGTGAAGGCTTTTTATATGGATCCGGAAAGCGGCGAAATTACGTACGCGCCCAATCACGGTCGTCAGGCGCGCATATACCGGGGCGAATTTAATATGGACTGGTGGATATCCAAGCGCACGCGG containing:
- a CDS encoding formylglycine-generating enzyme family protein, with translation MRGIISSFSVLFLLGFFTVASARVSQEEGASFKPPEMVVIPAGRFKMGCVSGRSCTNAERPVHEVTVKSFALSKYEVTFEEYDLFTDATGRERADDRGFGRGRRPVINITWDDAIAYTAWLSEQTGKNYRLPSEAEWEYAARAGTVTRYSWGHNLGHNRANCNGCGSQWDNEMSAPVGSFEANAWGLHDMHGNVWEWTQDWYNNRYVGAPNDGSAWEVGDRTARVVRGGAWYLEGYFLRSATRDRHSTFAGSLYVGFRVAQSL